The proteins below are encoded in one region of Drosophila santomea strain STO CAGO 1482 chromosome 3R, Prin_Dsan_1.1, whole genome shotgun sequence:
- the LOC120451180 gene encoding uncharacterized protein LOC120451180 → MFENSLFLIKPDYLHKRRPVLLKLLAEGFQLQGNRRIAFSPETAAEFYADYADEKGFMLEVILLSKGVSEAFIVAKENAVQELLNIMICYFGSASDLERNIHVTKNSHSVAREINFIFPNYIHEPHQMFDHNNFCNRPMLKPLLEEIYDIMQNLDCSQENWKVRLSDYLVRSNPKMPEISNQCQQRPDVAIQDKSQQTTMTYAPMPSARGVQPRVKKTQSSSAPLSTTSPHSSMLLSSSSCVTCGGFERSEPCISELDLNKRVEPHDEEAVCVDEEILWKEVIVYEEIQPEAEEQDSKEDLHDLEEEHEGEDGSSDVESDRSVHEAPPPPAEDEESEAGDTAAAEPGEAAPAPEAAPAPEAAPPAPEAAPAPEAPPVAEEAAQAAEPPAEEAPPEE, encoded by the exons ATGTTTGAGAACTCGCTGTTCCTCATCAAGCCGGACTATCTGCACAAGCGGCGTCCGGTGCTCTTGAAGTTGCTGGCCGAGGGCTTTCAGCTTCAGGGTAACCGAAGGATTGCCTTTTCGCCAGAAACTGCCGCCGAGTTCTATGCTGATTATGCCGATGAAAAGGGTTTCATGCTGGAGGTCATTCTGCTTTCGAAAGGTGTTTCCGAGGCGTTCATAGTTGCCAAGGAAAATGCGGTGCAGGAGCTGCTCAACATCATGATTTGTTATTT TGGCTCGGCATCGGACCTGGAACGCAATATCCATGTTACCAAGAACAGTCACAGTGTGGCCCGTGAGATAAACTTCATTTTTCCCAACT ACATTCATGAGCCCCATCAAATGTTCGACCACAATAACTTCTGCAATAGGCCGATGCTGAAGCCGCTGCTCGAGGAGATCTACGACATAATGCAGAACCTGGACTGCAGCCAGGAGAACTGGAAGGTGCGTCTGTCCGATTACCTGGTGCGCAGCAATCCAAAGATGCCGGAAATCAGCAACCAGTGCCAGCAGCGTCCGGATGTGGCCATCCAGGACAAGTCGCAGCAGACCACCATGACCTATGCTCCGATGCCGAGTGCGAGAGGAGTGCAGCCGCGAGTCAAGAAAACCCAAAGCAGCAGTGCACCCTTGTCCACCACATCCCCGCATTCCTCCATGCTGCTCTCGTCGTCTTCCTGTGTCACCTGTGGAGGCTTCGAGAGATCTGAGCCCTGTATTTCGGAACTGGATCTCAACAAGCGCGTGGAACCCCATGACGAGGAGGCCGTTTGCGTGGACGAGGAGATCCTGTGGAAGGAAGTTATTGTCTATGAGGAAATCCAACcggaggcggaggagcaggacTCCAAGGAGGACCTACACGACCTGGAGGAGGAACACGAAGGGGAGGATGGAAGCTCCGATGTGGAGTCAGACCGAAGTGTTCATGAGGCTCCACCGCCACCAGCTGAAGACGAGGAGTCTGAAGCGGGTGACACTGCTGCTGCGGAGCCAGGTGAagctgctccagctccggAAGCAGCTCCCGCTCCGGAAGCAGCTCCGCCTGCCCCAGAGGCTGCTCCTGCGCCTGAAGCCCCTCCAGTGGCTGAGGAAGCTGCTCAGGCAGCAGAGCCACCCGCAGAGGAAGC